One Armatimonadota bacterium genomic window, CGTCTCTTAATCGCCAGCAGAGCCATCTGGTTCTACATAGCAAAACTTATATGGCCAGCCCGATTAGCGTTTAGTTACCCAAGATGGGATATCAATGCATCCGACCCAAATCAGTATATTTGGATTGTAGCATGCATAGTTGCCGTGGTTGTGCTGTGGAAATGGAGACAGTCGCTAGGTAAAGAATCGTTAGCTGCTATTATCTTTTTTGTGTCAGCCCTTGCGCCAACTCTGGGTTTTATTTCCATTTATACATTCAAGTATTCATTTGTTGCGGACCACTATCAGTATGTTGCTTGCATAGGCCCCATAGCGCTCTTTAGTGGGGCAATCATCAGCAGATTTAAAGCACGTAATATTCTGAGAAACGCGATTCCGGCTGTCATCATTTCAGTGCTTGCAATTCTTACTTGGCGGCAAGCCCACATCTACAAGAATGAAGAGGTCCTATGGCGTGATACAATTGCGAAGAACCCAAAAAGTTCAATGGCGTACAATAATCTTGCAAATTATCTAGCAAACAATCAAAGGCTTGATGAAGCGCTCGTGATATTCGGAGAAGTACTCAAACGCAGGCCCAAAGACCCCAATTCCTACTACAACATTGCTGGGGTTTTAATGGCTCAAGGGTATATTGAACAGGCAAAGGAATGGTATTTAAAGTCGCTAGAAATTGATCCTAGCTTCGGTCGTAGCCATGCCAACCTGGCAGTGATATTGAACATGGAGGGAAAGCTTTCCGAGGCAATCTCTCACCTGCAAAAGGCGGCGGCTTTCGTTCCAAATAATCCTGAGATACGATATAATCTTGCCTGTTTGTTAGCAGAACAGGGGGACCTAGATGGAGCCATTGAACAATACCGTGAAGCTGTTCGCCTGGCTCCGTGGATGGTTGAGGCGCAATGCCATCTGGGGCAAAATCTGCTTCGTATTGGCAGAGTAAAAGAAGCCATCTCTCACTTTGAAACAGCCCTTCGCTTTAAGCCTGATTACCTCGAAGCCCAAAGTGCTCTTGAGGAGGCTAGAGATTTGTTAGTAAAAGAAAACAACCGCTGACTTGTTGAAACAATGGGTTTGTAGTAGTATTCTATTTTGAGTGCTTTTGGGGCATTTTTAGTTAAACTGTTTAAGATAACTTGCCTGGGATTTTAGGCAATCTCGGAGTATTTTAATAGCGGGGGACGAAATATGGCGTTTCTTGATGAGGTAAAGGAGAAAAGCAAGGTTCTACGTGATTTAATAGCATTTTACCGACGAGATGAGGGCCGTAGCCTTTTAGAAAAGCTATGGGCAATGGCCTCACGAAGGCCGAGAAGCTTTATATTCACTGGCATGGGCACTTCTGAATTTGTTTCCCAGGTATTGGTTGAATATTTATCTAAAAAATCGCCTGTGCCTTTTGTTTTTTGGGAGGCCGGCGAACTGCTCCACTATGGTATCGAAAGCATTCGAGATGATGATGTTGTCATTGCCGTGTCGCAATCTGGTGAAAGCATAGAAACGCGTCGCATTACCGAACATCTTTCCTATCACTTACGGCTGGTGGCGGTTACAAACAATCCTGAAAGCTATATGGCACGCTACTCTAGAGTTAACCTTCCAATGCTTGCAGGCAAGGAGGCATCTATTTCGAATAAGACCTATTCAAACAGTATGGCTCTAATGCTCCTTATCGGGCGGGCATTGATTGGAGAAGATTACGATGAGGTGCTTGCCAACCTTGAACAAGTTGCTAATGAAATGGATCGGTTCCTTGCCGAGCGTCAGAATGAAATTGCTCAAGCCGCAGAGTTGCTTCGGGATGCGACTTTTGTATACTTCATATCTCGCGGGCCATCCCTTGCAGCTGCTAGGCAAGCTGGCTTGACTTACCAAGAGGGTGTGCGTATTTTTACCTCAGTCCTTCCGGGTGGAAGTTTTCGCCATGGGCCCTTCGAGATAGTGGGGCAGGGACACTACGCAATTATGTTTGCCTCCGATGGGCATGGCGGCGACTTGGTAAGAAACATGGCACTTGAGATGGCAGAACTTGGTAGTAAAGTTGTTTTATTTACATCCAAAAATGCCGGTGAACACAAAAACCTGTTAAATATTGTGCTGATGCCTGCTGCTCCCGAACTTTTCCCACTTGCCTGTGCGCTTCCTCAAGAACTCCTTCTTTACCGTATGGCCGCAGACCGAGGATGGGAAGCGGGCGTTTTCCAACGTGGAAGTAAGGTAACTTTGCGAGAATAACAACGGAGGCCTGATAAAAAGAAACCCACCTTTCGGTGGGTCCGTTATGCTGCTATTGTCCTAAGGCACAACGAAGAAGATTCTTGCAATCACCCAATTAAATTATGAACGATTTTTGTGAAATCTTGAGATAAATTCTGCTCCTCGGCAAGAAAAAAGCTAGAATTAACATCCTGGGTATTTCCTTAATCTAGCCATTAAGAAGGAATGGACACTTTATATGCTTAATGTGACTGCAAAAATGTTTTGCATTTTTTAATTGTATTGAATCCTAATCTTTTGAAAGGATTGATTGCAATGGCTGGACGTATGAATCGAAGAGAATTTTTGGAAACAAGTGGCAAAGCAGCACTAGGTGTCGGGCTCGGGGTGGCGGTGGCGGAGGCGCTTGCAACGCCCACTTACGCCCAGGAGCCAAAGGTTTCTCCCAACGACAAGATTGTGGTTGGTTGCATTGGGATGGGCGGTATGGGCATGGTGAATATGCGCGGTTTCATGAGCAACCCTGATGTGGAAGTTGCCGCCGTATGCGATGTGGACTCGAATAATCTCAAGAATGCCGCGAAGGCAGTCCATAAAAAATACGGCAGGTTACCACTTGCTGTTAAAGATTTTCGGTATGTGCTCGACCGCAAGGATATTGATGCAGTTGTTATAAGTACCCCAGATCATTGGCACGCGCTTCCATTCATAATGGCATGCGAGGCGGGTAAGGATGTCTTTTGTGAAAAGCCAATCTCACACGATATCATTGAGGGCAAAGCAATGGTTGCGGCCGCCAAATACTTCAAACGCGTATGCCAAATTAACACTTGGCAGCGAAGTGTGGGGTTTTTTCGGCAGGCGATAGACTTTGTTCGGTCGGGCAAGATGGGTAAAATAAGCATCTGTCGCGCATGGGTCTGCGGTCCAGGCGGCCTTGGCAAGAATCCAATTAAGGACCCACCTCCACACCTTGATTGGGACTTTTGGTGTGGCCCCGCGCCGAAGGTGCCCTATCATGACACGTATCACCCCGGCATGTGGCGGCTTTACTATGATTTTGGCACAGGGATGAGCGGCGATTGGGGCGTCCATATGATTGACATTGTCTTGCTTGGCATGAATGAGTGGCACCCCCTTGAGGTAGCGGCTTACGGTGGAAAGCTGAGGTGTGCGCCTGACGATGACCGAACGACGCCTGATACCATGATAGCAATTTACAAATTCTCGAACTGGATACTCCAGTGGGAAATACACGTTGGCGGCGAAGGTTTGGATGGCGGCGGCGGCCACGGCGCAGAATTTATCGGTGAAAAAGGAAAGTTAATCGTTGACAGGAGCGGAATTAAGTGGCATCCTTATGGCGACCATCCAGGTCCCGAGGAAGCCGGCAAAGATCAAGGTGGTGATGCACCTCATCGCTGGGCAGATGCAAACCACATTCGCAATTTCTTGGAGAATATTCGCACTCGGGGCAAGTGCACCTCAGATATAGAGACAATGCATTACACGACGGCGTGTTGCCATCTCTCGAACATCGCCTATTTGCACGGAAAAAGCATCAAATGGGACGGCGAAAAAGGCGTCATTGTAGGCGATAAGAAGGCGATGGAGGTCCAATGCTATCAGCGCGAATATCGAAAGCCTTGGAAGCTCCCAATGTATAAGGTTTGATAGCGAGTTGCAAATATAGCCCGAAAAAGATAGAATGAGGGCGTGATGAAGAGATCCATATTCCTAATCCTAGCTGCCGTGAGCACAGCAGTGTTGTTATTGGCTGCTGCTGGGGAATCGCATTTGCGCGGTCAGCCGCAACTATATACTGCCGTCTATTGGTTCGGCGGCCTTGTCGCCATTGCTGTCTTTGGGATTATGCTCTCCGAGTATTATCTCCATTCACGGAGAATCTTCCTCTACCTCGGTGCAGGTTTTCTCGCAGCAGGCGTCATGGATGTCTGGAATGCGCTATCTTTCTCCATCCCTGGCCACGATACAATTAGGAGCCAAGCAGGATATGCCATTTGGATGGTCAGCCGCCTAACGCTGGGCACCCTTGCGGTAGTTGGATTTATAAGACATCGAACGCCTGCCCTCAGGAGCCGAAGTGCACTTGAGGTTGCTACTTTCACAGCTAGCGCGGTTCTCTGGGCAGCAATTCTCATTTTCCTGGCTTCCACATTTCCACTCGGGAGGTTCTTCTCCGCAAGAGGTGTGAGCCCAATTATAAATGCGGTCTGCATAGTGCTTTTCGCAGTCGCATGTGTTGGGTACTCCAGAGCTAGCGTCCACCGTGGAAACCTTCTTGTCGCATGGATGACCTATGGTTTTATGTTTGCAACATTTGGACAGCTTGCAATAGGATTGGCAAAGAATCCTGTGGGGCTTCTTTTCGGTTTTGCCAACGTAATGAAGGTTCTTGGCTACCTGACGCCGCTGGCTGGTCTTCTTGCAGAGCAGTCCAGGCTTCAGAGACGTCTTCATCGGCAGAGCAGCGAATTCTATGGACTTATGCAAGCTCAACAGGCCGTTGTTGAAACTAGCGATCCTCTTGAGGCGTTCCAGAAAATTGTTGATGCAGCGAAAGCATCCCTTGATGCACAAGCTGCTTGCCTCATGGTGCACGACAGGGCACGAAATATCTTGGAAATAGCCGCTCATACTGGTTTTGACAATGAAGTGGCAGAGGCACTAATTTTCAGACCAGCCGAGGGTGCCTTTGGCAGCGCCTTTGCCACGAAGGCGACAATCGCACTTTTTGAAATTTCAGAGGATCCAGCTCTAACAGGAAAGCTTGGAGATAGCGTTGGTTTGGCATCTGTTGTTTGTGCGCCCCTGGTTGTGAAAGGTGAGGCGACTGGCGTTTTGGGACTTTTCTTCGAAAAGCCTACCAAGCTTACGAAAGAGCAAATGCGAGTCCTCGATGCTTTCGCCGGGCAGGCTGGACTTGCCATAGAAAACCTGCAGGTTCGTGGACAAGCGAAGGATTCGCTCAAGGCAATTTCCGAACGGACCAAAGAATTGGAAATTGTCTATGAAGTTAGCCAAGCTATTACATCAAAGCTTGAACTTCACGAATTGGTTGATGCGCTTGCAGAGAAGCTGAAGTCGAGTGTCCAAGCTCATGCATGCTCGGTTCTATTGTTTGAGCCGGACAATGATTCTTTGCGGATACTGGGGCATAACAAGCTGTCGAGATATGTAGCGGTTGAAGGCCATGTGGACCAATGCGATATGGTTGCAGTCTCGGTAGCCAAGGAAGGTAAGGCAAAGCTGATTGCCAATGTGCCGAATAGCTCGCATTGCAAGTACCCTGACCTTGCGGGAGACGATGGCGGCAAGCACCATCTGCTTTCTGTGCCGATGTTCTCGCAGGGGGTATCAATTGGCGCAATTAATGTTTTTCGACGCGGCGGTGAGCCGTTTGGAGAGCGAGAAAAGCGCCTGATGACCTTGCTTGCTAATGTTGTTGCAGTAGGAATAGCAAATTCGCGTCAATATGAGTATCAGAAAAGAATCGCAGACAGCCTACAGAGTACTTTCGCGCCAAAGTTAGAGATCATACCTGCTGGGACCGAAGTCTATACTTTGTATCGCCCAGGGATGAGCGAGTCTGACCTTGGCGGCGATTTCTATGATATCATTCACCTTGGCGGGCCCAAGTATGCGCTTGTAATTGGTGATGTGGCTGGCAAGGGACTCGATGCGGCGGTTTATACGGGAATGAGTCGGTATATGGTGCAGGCTTATTCACACGAAGATCCAGACCCTGTATCTGTAATAACAAGGGTGAACAATGCGCTGTGCCGATACACTCCCGCCAGCAAGTTTGTAACGATGATCTATGGGGTCTTTAATTCAGAGACAAGGGAGTTTACGTACGTAAACGCTGGCCATGAGCTTCCGCTTCTTTTTAGGCAGTCGGAGGGAAGCATCGAAAGACTCAACACCTCCGGGCCAGCAGTTGGGGCGCTAACTGAAGCAGAGTATGCCTCAAGCGCTGTCACTCTTTCACCGGGAGATGCACTTGTGTTTTATACAGACGGTGCAACTGATGCGCGCAAGGAGGGGAAGTTCCTCGGGACAGAGGGGTTGGAGAAAATCGTTGCATCAGAACTACGGCGTAATATTGGCGACCCAGCTGAGGGGATATTCGAAGGAATAAATTCCTACGCGAACGGTTATCTTCGCGACGATGTTGCTATTCTTATAGTTAAAGTTCGCAAACCTGGCTCATTGTTCTAGAAGCAAAAAGTCAGCCGCCGACCTTTAGTGAAAAGCCGGCGGCTGATAGCGATTGGAGAAGCTATATCTCTTTTACCCACGCATGTCTGGGGTCATCGGAAAGTGCCCCAGGCTTGCGAATGTCGCCAGCCATCGCCCACGTATAGTGAAGCGTATATCCTGGCGCAGCGGCAACTGGGTGGTAGCCTCTGGGAATGACAACTGTATCTCCGTTTTCCACTACATAAACTTCATCCATTGGCCCTGGATCGTTTGGCTCGGTATAAATGCGAATAATCCCAAATCCCTGGCTTGGATTGAGCTGAAAATAGTAAATTTCTTCCAAAGGCACTTCATTTGGTGGAACAAATGCATCGTGCTTATGCGGTGGATAGCTTGACCAATTCCCTGGAGGATTGACCGTTTCCCCAAAGATTATTTTTGTAGCAGGCAAGTTATTGCCAATTGCAGTATAAACATGCCTCAACCAGTTATCTTTGCCTGGAGTGGTCACAATGTTATCCTCGGGGCGTATG contains:
- a CDS encoding 5-deoxy-glucuronate isomerase encodes the protein MSRSEQCTENLLIKAKTISEGYTKIIGRGEKGLKHLEFGRLWLTSGEWSSDSKDCEVVLDIYSGVVSLETNAANFERLGNRKNVFEGPATVIYLPPQTPYRLSVIEGPADIAVFSAAAASSEANVTIIRPEDNIVTTPGKDNWLRHVYTAIGNNLPATKIIFGETVNPPGNWSSYPPHKHDAFVPPNEVPLEEIYYFQLNPSQGFGIIRIYTEPNDPGPMDEVYVVENGDTVVIPRGYHPVAAAPGYTLHYTWAMAGDIRKPGALSDDPRHAWVKEI
- a CDS encoding tetratricopeptide repeat protein yields the protein MRKSIATRISHKKAQYLGILTIVLLTAAAYVPAMQADFIWDDDVYVTKNPLVIFPGGLKKIWFSLDSPSQYFPLVYSMFRVEYALWGLNPVGYHVVNIALHVINALLVWAVLSYLRVRGSWLAAVLWALHPVNVESVAWITERKNTLSTLFYLLAIIAWVKFIDKETKRAWGYYVLSLGLYALALFAKTTACTLPVALFLIWWLRRNKAIEGHSHGLNHNLVGKHEAAASSFANDGIARRIVQLVPFLALGFTMGLISIWWEQHHQGTAGPEFAFTPVERLLIASRAIWFYIAKLIWPARLAFSYPRWDINASDPNQYIWIVACIVAVVVLWKWRQSLGKESLAAIIFFVSALAPTLGFISIYTFKYSFVADHYQYVACIGPIALFSGAIISRFKARNILRNAIPAVIISVLAILTWRQAHIYKNEEVLWRDTIAKNPKSSMAYNNLANYLANNQRLDEALVIFGEVLKRRPKDPNSYYNIAGVLMAQGYIEQAKEWYLKSLEIDPSFGRSHANLAVILNMEGKLSEAISHLQKAAAFVPNNPEIRYNLACLLAEQGDLDGAIEQYREAVRLAPWMVEAQCHLGQNLLRIGRVKEAISHFETALRFKPDYLEAQSALEEARDLLVKENNR
- a CDS encoding Gfo/Idh/MocA family oxidoreductase codes for the protein MAGRMNRREFLETSGKAALGVGLGVAVAEALATPTYAQEPKVSPNDKIVVGCIGMGGMGMVNMRGFMSNPDVEVAAVCDVDSNNLKNAAKAVHKKYGRLPLAVKDFRYVLDRKDIDAVVISTPDHWHALPFIMACEAGKDVFCEKPISHDIIEGKAMVAAAKYFKRVCQINTWQRSVGFFRQAIDFVRSGKMGKISICRAWVCGPGGLGKNPIKDPPPHLDWDFWCGPAPKVPYHDTYHPGMWRLYYDFGTGMSGDWGVHMIDIVLLGMNEWHPLEVAAYGGKLRCAPDDDRTTPDTMIAIYKFSNWILQWEIHVGGEGLDGGGGHGAEFIGEKGKLIVDRSGIKWHPYGDHPGPEEAGKDQGGDAPHRWADANHIRNFLENIRTRGKCTSDIETMHYTTACCHLSNIAYLHGKSIKWDGEKGVIVGDKKAMEVQCYQREYRKPWKLPMYKV
- a CDS encoding SpoIIE family protein phosphatase, whose translation is MKRSIFLILAAVSTAVLLLAAAGESHLRGQPQLYTAVYWFGGLVAIAVFGIMLSEYYLHSRRIFLYLGAGFLAAGVMDVWNALSFSIPGHDTIRSQAGYAIWMVSRLTLGTLAVVGFIRHRTPALRSRSALEVATFTASAVLWAAILIFLASTFPLGRFFSARGVSPIINAVCIVLFAVACVGYSRASVHRGNLLVAWMTYGFMFATFGQLAIGLAKNPVGLLFGFANVMKVLGYLTPLAGLLAEQSRLQRRLHRQSSEFYGLMQAQQAVVETSDPLEAFQKIVDAAKASLDAQAACLMVHDRARNILEIAAHTGFDNEVAEALIFRPAEGAFGSAFATKATIALFEISEDPALTGKLGDSVGLASVVCAPLVVKGEATGVLGLFFEKPTKLTKEQMRVLDAFAGQAGLAIENLQVRGQAKDSLKAISERTKELEIVYEVSQAITSKLELHELVDALAEKLKSSVQAHACSVLLFEPDNDSLRILGHNKLSRYVAVEGHVDQCDMVAVSVAKEGKAKLIANVPNSSHCKYPDLAGDDGGKHHLLSVPMFSQGVSIGAINVFRRGGEPFGEREKRLMTLLANVVAVGIANSRQYEYQKRIADSLQSTFAPKLEIIPAGTEVYTLYRPGMSESDLGGDFYDIIHLGGPKYALVIGDVAGKGLDAAVYTGMSRYMVQAYSHEDPDPVSVITRVNNALCRYTPASKFVTMIYGVFNSETREFTYVNAGHELPLLFRQSEGSIERLNTSGPAVGALTEAEYASSAVTLSPGDALVFYTDGATDARKEGKFLGTEGLEKIVASELRRNIGDPAEGIFEGINSYANGYLRDDVAILIVKVRKPGSLF
- a CDS encoding SIS domain-containing protein; this translates as MAFLDEVKEKSKVLRDLIAFYRRDEGRSLLEKLWAMASRRPRSFIFTGMGTSEFVSQVLVEYLSKKSPVPFVFWEAGELLHYGIESIRDDDVVIAVSQSGESIETRRITEHLSYHLRLVAVTNNPESYMARYSRVNLPMLAGKEASISNKTYSNSMALMLLIGRALIGEDYDEVLANLEQVANEMDRFLAERQNEIAQAAELLRDATFVYFISRGPSLAAARQAGLTYQEGVRIFTSVLPGGSFRHGPFEIVGQGHYAIMFASDGHGGDLVRNMALEMAELGSKVVLFTSKNAGEHKNLLNIVLMPAAPELFPLACALPQELLLYRMAADRGWEAGVFQRGSKVTLRE